Proteins found in one Miscanthus floridulus cultivar M001 chromosome 4, ASM1932011v1, whole genome shotgun sequence genomic segment:
- the LOC136548968 gene encoding uncharacterized protein, producing the protein MWLGVSFPMSFPLYTLEFLRPHEIHSASPSFSRLTFSTNYKLRPGADPLHIGVQTQAPKHAERSRTPCGARRLILAVAGRGAAAAPSPPQRHNHVTDDLPVPTGRSPGTGWRPAEMAGARGVPAVLPQVVVLCHQRHEGIDEAAAAAAASSTSGLVSKWRPKDRNSIGGSFSLIYILVERYMFSDNKCGRATEHKAIKKSESTTWNFTKYNVGLSLTNAGLIAD; encoded by the exons ATGTGGCTAGGAGTCTCCTTCCCCATGAGTTTCCCTTTGTACACGCTGGAGTTTCTTCGTCCGCATGAGATCCACTCGGCGTCTCCTTCCTTTTCACGGTTAACCTTCTCTACAAATTACAAACTCAGGCCGGGCGCGGACCCGCTGCATATCGGGGTGCAGACACAAGCGCCTAAACACGCCGAGCGCAGCCGCACCCCATGCGGGGCTCGCCGCCTTatcctcgccgtcgccggccgCGGCGCCGCAGCTGCCCCGTCACCACCACAACGGCACAACCACGTCACAGATGACCTCCCAGTACCAACGGGCCGGAGCCCAGGAACGGGCTGGAGGCCCGCCGAGATGGCCGGCGCCCGTGGCGTACCTGCCGTCCTGCCCCAGGTGGtcgtgctgtgccaccagcgccACGAGGGGATCGACgaggctgctgccgccgccgcagcgtccTCCACCAGCGGCCTCGTCTCCAAGTGGCGCCCCAAGGACCGG AATTCCATTGGAGGCAGCTTCAGCTTGATCTATATTCTTGTGGAGCGGTATATGTTCA GTGATAACAAATGTGGGCGGGCAACTGAGCATAAAGCCATAAAGAAAAGTGAGTCTACTACTTGGAATTTCACCAAATATAATGTTGGATTGAGTCTCACCAATGCAGGTCTCATTGCTGATTGA